From Strix aluco isolate bStrAlu1 chromosome 5, bStrAlu1.hap1, whole genome shotgun sequence:
TCAAATGAGAAGATAACCTGGTTTTCCCTACCTTTATAGGGAGAATATTGCACATTTAGCTTTTTTCCCAATCTTATGTCTCTTTTCTAGCATCGTTGCAGAGAACGAGCAGCAGTTCAGTCTGCTTGCACAATACAAATGCTTGTAACCAGAGGCTGCTGTTGATGATGAGAGAAGGAAGCAGGATTGGTATAAGTGAGGTAGATTGACTGTCTCCTTTTGGGAAGACCTAGCTTTATTGAATCAGCAAGCCTTTTTGTCTCCCTCTAGGGGTAGGAGCTCATGATCTTCCTCTGTGGCATGTTCCAGGATATTAGATCATTGCTCCATATGCTACTTTCTCTGACCAACGCTATGAAGGTGTTGTTACTTGCGTTTGTATTTACATATATGCAAACAGTCACTTGCAGAAGTGTAGTTCAGCCTGTCTTGGAGGCAGTGATTGAAAAGGAGCCTGTAATCAACTCGTAACATATGTCATGTCTGTCAGCAGATTCAGGACACTGGAGGGGATGCTGGTGGCTTCTGTTTAGTATTTGTAGGATTTGGGTTGCTGACTAAGTGCTGATATAGATTCTCTTTCACTTTAAATATGTATTACATGCTTTAAGCTGCCTCTTAGTCCCTTCCATGAGAGTGGTACCACCTTTTTTAAGGACTTGAGTACAGCCTGCTCACCTGTCCCTTAACTGAAGAGCAAATGTCCGTGGCACACAGTCCACAGTAAGTCCCAGCATCTCTGTAGCTGAGGTGAGAGCCCTGGGGTTGACTCCACTTCTGCAGTGCTCTCCTTGCACAGGGAGATGTAAGGCTACTTCTCACTGAGTATCTTTAGGGAGGTCTCTTCAGTCTGACAGTGTTGTGTTACTTCTAGAGCTTGAACTTTTTGCTGGCTTAATGGGTCAACACTGTTTAAAACTGCCTTGTGACTGATGAGAAACACTTCAGGCTTTGGTATGTCCTGTTTGACAGCATAGCGAAGGTCTGCCTTGCTTCTTGTTTCAGCGAGTTCTCCGGTGCCGTGGAGTACCTGAAATTGCTCAACTCTTTCTTGGACTCAATGGGAAGTGGAGCCCCACCCTTTGCCAGCAATTCTGTACTCAAGTCTGCCCTGGGTAAGTCTGACAGAACCGAagctctcccagctgcaggaACTACTGCTGAGAGAAATGCAGTCCTGGGAATGGGACTTGattgctgagcagcagcacactgCAATGTGGTGTGGCAGCTCAGACTGGAAGAGGGTGATTGGCAAGGCTTGTACGTTTAGCTGTGTTGTTGTAACACTGGGTGCCCAGGTGGAACTGCTGATGTTTGTATTGCTGGGTGTGTTCCAAGCTGAACCCCGTGCCATCACTGAGAGCTTGCTCCTGGCAATGCAAAGTGAGAGGAAGGGTGTAACATATAAACAAGCATAGCAGTGTTGCAGTTGATGTGcaggaaggtttttttccatttaattaccTATTGGACCAAATACAGGTTAACTTCACTTTCACAGCAGCTGTCATGTATATTCCTCAATCTCCAGAGACCTGCAGTCCCTGCTGTAGGCAGGCTTTGAGCATACATTGGGAGGTGCTTGGTTTGGTCCCTTTGTGTATATTTAGTGGGACGATGAGAGCTGTAGACTCCCCTGAGCACACAGCTCGTCTGGGCTTGGCTGGTAGTAGGCTGCTGGAGTATTTGTCTTGGTGTTGGTACAGATAGCACCTGGCAGCTCACTGAGATGCTGCTGGAGCTTTAGACACAGACTTAACTGTGCTGTACCTAAAATTTGTAGAgcaaacacagaaggaaaactaGATACTTATTTTTCTAGGAATTATTTTTTGGTATAAAGGGAAGTCAGTGTTTGGGTCAACGTTGTCATGAAATTTCAAAGCAGGTCAGAGTAGCAGAGCATATGTCCTTTGGTCCTAGGTAGGCTTTGGGAAGTTTTTGAGGGGATGTTAAATAATGGAGGATATTATATAGGGAACTTGAAGTTACTGGCTTGATGGTGATTAGTGCTAAGGCATGGTATATAGGAGTGGAGTTGTTATTTTGGGGTGGTGAGTGGAGATCCTTGTTGGGAAGGAAGTCAACAGATTTCTAGACAGGTAGACAGAATAAGTTCTTGTTGACAAGATACAAACTCTGCATCCAAAACTGCTTGGAATCAGATGTAGAGTGTTTGCCTGCTGCTAGGTTCCTTTGTGTTCTTGCAGCACGTTTCAGTGTTTACCCGGATGGCTGCATTCCTGTGGGATCAGTTTGGGCTCATTAGCATCTCTCTCGGGGGAAGGCACCGGCAAGGGCATGTGACCCCTGCCTGCTTCTCCGAGTGGGAAGGAACTGGGTGTCTTCTCCTGGGCTGCAGCTTATGATTCTGTTTCACAGGCCCCGACGTGGTGTGCAGATGGTGGTCAGCAGCAGTGGCTATGGCAATCGGTTGGCTCAGAGGGGACGATGCAGCTGTGAGGTCTCATTTTGCCGAAGTGGAGCGCATGCCGAAATCCCTGGAGATGTCAGAGTACGTAGGCCTCGCACAACTTTCAGACCCCCTGCTCCTTCTAAACGGGGTGGCTCTTCCCTGATGCTGTTCTGTAGGGCTACCCCTACCTGTGCCCTGGAGTTGCACGCTTCTTGTGCTCTGGGATGCAATAACACCACATGAGAATGTGCTCAGCAGTTCATGTGTAGGTCAAGGCTTGAAGGCTGGTATTAGAACTGTGGACTGGAGGTATCAGAATTGCCTCTTCAGGGTTGTCTTTTGGCTTTGTTCTAATTGCACAGCTTCCCGCCTGCCAAAGTCAAACAAAAAACTCAGGCACTGATGGAAAGGCTGGTGTCACCATCTTGGTTCTTTCTTACTAAAGCATCTTTGTCAGTTCCCTTCCATTTCTCTGTGCAGTCTGTGTACGTGAGGAACAATTTCCATCTTTCTTCTGTCAAGAGATGATGATATCTCTGCTCTCGAAGATGGGAGGGTGAAAGCTGATGCTGGTTACTGCTTGAGCTCAGCTCCTGGAGCTGCCCTGTGGCAGCATGACTTGGTACCACTTGAAAGCAGTGTGCTCTTTCTCTTTCAGGAACGCCCTGGTGAAAGCCACCTTCTATGTGTGTAAAGCCATGCAGGCCTCACTGTCTGGGAAGGCAGATGGACAGCAGAGCTCCCTGGGTCACTGCGAGAGGGCCAGCAGTCATTTATGGAACAGCCTCAACATGAGCAGCGGCGGTTCTAGCACCGTCCTCAACAACGTAAGAGTTATAAGCCCCGTGATAGCACGTGGTCTGTTTTGGTTGTAAGGTTGGTCTTGCTGCAAGTGTATCACTTCTGTGTTACACTGTTGTATCTGCATTCTCTATAGCCATCCTGTGTCTCATGGGAGTAGAGGGGAAACTTCCTCCCTTTCCTTGCAGAGGGCATTGACAGCTTTTTGCCTCTGCTTTATGGAGGAGCAGAGCCGCAAGTACAACATTGTTTCCCTGGGCATGGTCTCAGATAGCTGAGCTCTCGCTCTTCTCCTGCCAGTAGCTGTCACCCCTTTCTGGTGCTTTGACCACTTCGGATTTGGCCTATGGGAAACATccatctccttcctccaaatGAAGTTGCTGACACCTGTAAAGCAGGACCTCATTAAGTCAAATATACTCTGTTTCAGGCAGCACTCACCAGAGTTTGAACCCTCCTCTGCAAAAGTGGGACTGTGCCATGCTATTCCTGAGTTGTGTGGGGTTTGCTTCTCTTCTTTCCAGGTTTACCTAAAGCTGGATCTTCTCTTCATGGCATATGGGTCACAGTTCTGATCCCTTCTGTCGCTCCTGGGTGGCAGCTGTAGTGCATTGTAGTTGCATTGCATGTTGTGGCAGTAACTGTGCAATGTTTCTGCAGTGCAGTACAGAGGCACTCTCCACTTTGACAGTGCGGATAGAGTCCCCTGAAAGCAACCAGGACAGCGAGTGATGCTAGGGGGCAGCAGCAGATGGGGAAAAGGGATTTGGGCAGCCACTGTGGGCTGTGTCAAGACTGCCTTTGTTGTCTCTGCAGGTAGCAAGGCTGTGTTTGCTGTTTCTCTCCAGTTAGTATCACCATTTGGGCAGAAAAGCCTTTGCAGAAGGCTGGGGGATTGCTGGTGGAATATCCCCTTGGCACATCTTGTCTGAAGTGGGGTTGGGGTCAACCTTGCCAGAGGTGTTGGCCCTCCTGGAGGGGACAGCAGCTCCTTGGGCACAGCCTGGCACCTGGGCAGAAGGCAAAGCCCTGCTCCCTTTGGTGCATTGCGGTGGGGCAACTTGGCTGGGAGGGCTGAGGAACTCCCCCGGGGGATCAGGAGGTGCTGCAGCCACCTTCCCGTGGGCTGTGTCAGCAGCTGTGTAGCAAATGGCCTGTTACCCATCTGATAGGTTGTGTTAATAAGCATGTGTGCCTGGGCACCCTGGCTCTTGCAGATGATCCAGCTGCTGGCCTGTGACTTGCTGCTCTCTCTCCGCACCAGCCTGTGGCAGAAGCAGGCGAACGCCAGCCAGGCCCTGGGTGAGACCTACCACGCCTCAGCCCCTGAGCTGACGGGCTTCCAGCGGGACCTCGGCAGCCTGCGCAAGCTGGCCCACGGCTTCAGGCCCGCCTATCGCAAGGTGACGGCTTGCCTcgcctgcctgctctgcctccagCTTAGCCATAGTCTTTCCTGGGGGGATGATGGGAAAGCTGCAGCACTTTGAAACATAGAGGATGTGTGGGCTTGAGCAGTTTGGACACCTGGGGTAGGATGGTCTGCCACCAGCAGCCTCCATACTTTCTCTTGGTGGGTGATAAAGGGACTCCCATGGGAGTCTGGTGCATGTGGGGAGGTGTCCACCTTAGTTTCTACCTAGAAAACCATCAGCATGGTTGTATTGCCAAGCAAATACCATGGCATCCTGTCCCTTAATGTGGCTTCAGACCTCATCAGTCCCTCCACGTAGTGTGCAAGGAGGGCCATGTTGGCCCTGTGGGTAGCTGGGGTGTCAGATGCCTTCTGCACCTGTAGAGCACCAGGTTCTTCTCTGGGGGTTTTCCCCCCATTCTGTTCTGTTTAGTCTGTCTAGTTTTAAGTCTCTGTAGAGGAAGTGTAGTCTAAGACTTGGACAAGAGAGTTGTCTTGGTATTGTCCAGCTCTGGATTTCAAAGTTTGATGCTGTTATCAGAGCACTGCACTAGCAGCCTGGGGTGAGATGCCTGCCTAGGCCCACAGTGCCAGGGTTTGCTCTCCCATTTTCTACCCTGTTTGCTGCTCTTgttccttcccctttccaggcCACTCAGTTACGTGTCAAaagcttttcccccctcttcacGGTTGCCCTGACCTGCAATTTCCCCAGAGACAGGTGGGaagatcagggagctgcagggaagtGGGTCTCTGTTCTTGTCAAGGTGTTAGCGCTCCGCTCTCGAAATGTGGTGGCTGAAGGATGATGCGAGTTCAGCTGCAGCATCACCCCTGTGGCAGCCTGCCTCTCACCCTCCCCCCCACAATCCTGCCTTCCCTTCCAGGTCTTCCTCCATGAGGCCACTGTGCGCCTGATGGCTGGTGCCAGCCCTACCCGGACCCACCAGCTGCTGGAGCATAGCTTGAGGCGACGCACACCCCAGAGCAGCAAGCAAGGTCAGCCCCGGGGCCCAGGCAGCGACCCActgcctgtggggctgggggggggggcagcgcttGGGCAAGGTGGGGGGGCATAGCTGCAACCTGCAGCCTCTTCCCCATGTCTGAGACTCAGGATAATGAGCTCCTGTCAGCCTATGGCTCACAGCGATGCTTCTGCCACGCTCTCTACAAGCTGGCTAACACGAGCTGCCAGACCTGGGCTGGAGGTGTTGGTGAACAGGCTGGAAAACATTTACCTTCATCCAGCCATGCGTGCACAAAACTTGGCAGGCTGGAGTTTGGGGCGGTCAGTGCAGAGGAATGCCAGGAATCCTGAAGGGGAGTGCCAAGAGATGTGGTGCTGGTTATAAAATCTCTTGGGTGTTTAAGGAAATGGGCAGATGTGTGTGCTGATGCTGGGATGAGCCCTAGGAAGTGGAATGAAAGGGACTGTCTTTGTAGAAGACAAGATTGCCAGTCCCTGCCTGACTCCAGCTCAGACTGTTCTCTGCTAGCCTAAAGCAGCTGCTTTGGGGTCCACAGGGCGTCCCCCACAGGGCACCTTCCCAGCTGTGAGATGCTAGCCAGAGATGCCTGTGCTCACTGGTGCCAGTCGAGGGCCTGCATGGCAGGGTTTTGTCACGCAGGTGGTAGCTCCATCatgagctttctttctctttacctGTAGGTGAACTGGACACCCTGCCAGGCCAGAGGGAGCGAGCCACAGCCATCCTTTTGGCCTgccgccacctccccctctccttcctctcctccccggGCCAGCGTGCCGTCCTGCTGGCTGAGGCCGCCCGCACCCTGGAGAAGGTGGGGGACAAGCGCTCCTGCAACGACTGCCAGCAGATGATCGTTAAGCTGAGTGGGGGCACGGCCATCGCCGCCTCCTAACGCTGGCGTGGGGCCACCTCGTGCGAAGACAGCCTGGTCGACCATCAGCCTGGACTTCCCTTCtggagcttaaaaaaaaaaaagtgctaggTTAGGGCTGTGCCGGTGGGATCGTGATGggtgggaaagggagggagggttttggtttggttttgttttgttttttaccttGCCCCAGGTTTAGCTTTATTAGCCCCCTTGCTTGTTCTCAGGCACTGCAGCAGGAATCTGTCTAGTTGTGGTTTTCGTGACCATGCCTGGGGCTGTTGGGAAGCGCTGCCCCAACCCAGAGCCCCTGTCCCAGCGGGGGGCAGAAGCCCACAAGCCCAAGGGATAGAGAAGTGGCACATCCTGTGTCTGTCCTCATGGGCATCTTGTTTCCTTCCCAAACACTTCAGTGGAAAGAAACCTTTGGGAAGGGCAGAGGAACCCTGCGGGGCTGCTGCTTTCTGGGGCTGTTCctgagagagagggggaaggcaCCAGCTTTCCTTGAGCTGTGTGTCAGGAAACTGAAGCCCCTTAGACCCAACTTAGAGGTGCTCTGGAAGTATCGCTTGGGGCCAGTACTGCCCGACAAATTTCTCTACAGTTTTTATACAGGTTTTTTTATAGGAGTGTTTGTGGCTTTACAAAAACATAGGGAAGGATGCAGCAGATTTCCCTTCTCCACTTCATGTGTCTCCTTCCTGTGATAGCTGCCTCCGGTTTTTGGCAGGAGGCTGGGTTTGTGGCAGCCTGCAACAAGCAGAGCCTTTTAGAAGTCTGGGGCATCCCTAGTCTTCTGGTGCTGGGTGGCAGCAGAGTTGGACGTGCAGCGCCCTGCATTCGGCGTGAAGAGTGAATGCTGCTCTGGTGCCTTTTTGTTGATGCAGAAACAATTTTtagaaacagggtttttttttattttactgaactCCCAGTCCTAGAACTTGTCTTCAGGTGTTTCTCCTTCTGTTCTCTAACtgctcaacagct
This genomic window contains:
- the LOC141923699 gene encoding LOW QUALITY PROTEIN: uncharacterized protein LOC141923699 (The sequence of the model RefSeq protein was modified relative to this genomic sequence to represent the inferred CDS: inserted 2 bases in 2 codons; deleted 3 bases in 2 codons; substituted 1 base at 1 genomic stop codon) gives rise to the protein CICILYSHPVSHGSRGETSSLSLQRALTAFCLCFMEEQSRKYNIVSLGMVSIAELSLFSCQXLSPFWCFDHFGFGLWETSISFLQMKLLTPVKQDLIKSNILCFRQHSPEFEPSSAKVGLCHAIPEXVWGLLLFFPGLPKAGSSLHGIXGHSSDPFCRSWVAAVVHCSCIACCGSNCAMFLQCSTEALSTLTVRIESPESNQDSE